The following proteins are encoded in a genomic region of Strix aluco isolate bStrAlu1 chromosome 23, bStrAlu1.hap1, whole genome shotgun sequence:
- the HEPACAM gene encoding hepatic and glial cell adhesion molecule: protein MWGAPAAPWGHPAPPCLLPVTWLLALHAGLLAGVNITSPTPLVRGTAGKAALLSVRYASASADKPVVKWQLKRDKPVTVVQSIGTEIIGNLRPDYRDRIRVLENGSLLISPLQLTDEGAYEVEVSITDDTFTGEKTINLTVDIPVSKPQVLVASSTVLELSEFFTLNCSHENGTKPTYTWLKDGRPAQQRLPPAPVPDQKILTITRVLMADDDVYSCLVENPISHGRLCLFLALFFSIFFLSVPVKLTVYRRSSLYIILSTGGIFLLVTLVTVCACWKPSKKEKRQTETQPASEYAEQDEERLKHEAEGIPRSSEHERKNPVALYILKDKDSPEAEEDSPPEPRGTVEPGYTSSPVPAAGRSPGPVGRSTRRYHRSPARSPASTRTHRSPPGSPARSRGAPRLLRTAGVHVIREQEEANAVEISA from the exons ATGTGGGGAGCGCCGGCTGCCCCGTGGGgccaccctgctcccccctgctTGCTGCCGGTGACCTGGCTCCTGGCGCTGCACGCAg GTCTGCTGGCAGGGGTGAACATCACCAGCCCCACGCCGCTGGTCCGCGGCACGGCGGGCAAAGCGGCGCTGCTGTCGGTGCGCTACGCCAGCGCCAGCGCCGACAAGCCGGTGGTCAAGTGGCAGCTGAAGCGTGACAAACCCGTCACCGTCGTCCAGTCCATTGGCACCGAGATCATCGGCAACCTAAGGCCCGATTACCGCGACCGCATCCGGGTGCTGGAGAACGGCTCGTTGCTCATCAGCCCCTTGCAGTTGACCGATGAAGGCGCTTACGAGGTGGAGGTGTCCATCACCGATGACACTTTCACCGGCGAGAAGACCATCAACCTCACCGTGGACA TCCCCGTCTCAAAGCCACAAGTGCTGGTGGCCTCCTCGACGGTGCTGGAGCTCAGCGAGTTCTTCACTCTCAACTGCTCACACGAGAACGGCACCAAGCCCACCTACACCTGGCTGAAGGATGGGCGGCCCGCTCAGCAACGACTCCCGCCTGCTCCTGTCCCTGACCAGAAGATACTCACCATCACCCGCGTCCTCATGGCTGACGATGACGTCTACAGCTGCCTGGTGGAGAACCCCATCAGCCACGGCCGCTTGTGTCTATTTTTAGccttgtttttttctattttttttttatctgtccCCGTGAAGCTCACTGTCTACC GCCGGAGCTCCCTCTACATCATCCTCTCCACGGGCGGCATCTTCCTCCTTGTCACCCTGGTGACTGTTTGCGCCTGCTGGAAACCCTCCAAAAA ggAGAAGCGTCAAACAGAGACACAACCGGCCTCCGAATACGCCGAGCAGGACGAGGAGCGCCTGAAGCACGAGG CTGAGGGCATCCCGCGGAGCAGTGAGCACGAGCGCAAGAACCCGGTGGCCTTGTACATCCTCAAGGACAAG GACTCACCAGAGGCGGAGGAGGATTCGCCACCCGAACCCCGCGGCACGGTTGAACCGGGTTACACGAGCTCGCCGGTACCGGCAGCTGGTCGCTCGCCAGGACCGGTGGGGCGTTCGACTCGTCGTTACCATCGCTCGCCGGCTCGCTCGCCCGCCTCGACGCGGACGCACAGGTCGCCGCCAGGATCGCCGGCACGTTCCCGCGGCGCCCCACGGCTGCTGCGGACTGCTGGCGTCCACGTCATccgggagcaggaggaggccaACGCCGTGGAGATCAGCGCCTGA